From Peromyscus maniculatus bairdii isolate BWxNUB_F1_BW_parent chromosome 19, HU_Pman_BW_mat_3.1, whole genome shotgun sequence, the proteins below share one genomic window:
- the Tnfaip8 gene encoding tumor necrosis factor alpha-induced protein 8 isoform X2 has translation MNISWRGERRKERERKCLVTKLATDVFNSKNLAVQAQKKILGKMVSKSIATTLIDDTSSEVLDELYRVTKEYTQNKKEAERVIKNLIKTVIKLAVLHRNNQFNQDELALMEKFKKKVHQLAMTVVSFHQVEYTFDRNVLSRLLNECRELLHDIIQRHLTAKSHGRVNNVFDHFSDCDFLAALYNPFGKFKPHLQKLCDGINKMLDEENI, from the coding sequence tggCCACAGATGTCTTTAATTCCAAAAACCTGGCCGTTCAGGCGCAAAAGAAGATCCTGGGTAAAATGGTATCCAAATCCATCGCCACCACCCTGATCGATGACACCAGCAGCGAGGTGCTGGATGAGCTCTACAGGGTGACCAAGGAGTACACCCAAAACAAGAAGGAGGCGGAGAGGGTCATCAAGAACCTCATCAAGACGGTCATCAAGCTGGCCGTTCTCCACAGGAACAATCAGTTCAATCAAGACGAGCTGGCACTGATGGAGAAGTTCAAGAAGAAGGTCCACCAGCTTGCCATGACGGTGGTCAGCTTCCACCAGGTGGAATACACCTTCGACCGCAACGTGCTGTCCAGGCTGCTGAATGAGTGCCGGGAGCTGTTGCATGACATCATTCAGCGCCACCTCACCGCCAAGTCTCACGGACGGGTTAATAATGTCTTTGATCATTTTTCAGATTGTGATTTTTTGGCTGCCTTATATAATCCCTTTGGGAAATTTAAACCTCACCTACAGAAACTTTGCGATGGCATCAACAAAATGTTGGATGAAGAGAACATATGA
- the Tnfaip8 gene encoding tumor necrosis factor alpha-induced protein 8 isoform X4, translating into MATDVFNSKNLAVQAQKKILGKMVSKSIATTLIDDTSSEVLDELYRVTKEYTQNKKEAERVIKNLIKTVIKLAVLHRNNQFNQDELALMEKFKKKVHQLAMTVVSFHQVEYTFDRNVLSRLLNECRELLHDIIQRHLTAKSHGRVNNVFDHFSDCDFLAALYNPFGKFKPHLQKLCDGINKMLDEENI; encoded by the coding sequence tggCCACAGATGTCTTTAATTCCAAAAACCTGGCCGTTCAGGCGCAAAAGAAGATCCTGGGTAAAATGGTATCCAAATCCATCGCCACCACCCTGATCGATGACACCAGCAGCGAGGTGCTGGATGAGCTCTACAGGGTGACCAAGGAGTACACCCAAAACAAGAAGGAGGCGGAGAGGGTCATCAAGAACCTCATCAAGACGGTCATCAAGCTGGCCGTTCTCCACAGGAACAATCAGTTCAATCAAGACGAGCTGGCACTGATGGAGAAGTTCAAGAAGAAGGTCCACCAGCTTGCCATGACGGTGGTCAGCTTCCACCAGGTGGAATACACCTTCGACCGCAACGTGCTGTCCAGGCTGCTGAATGAGTGCCGGGAGCTGTTGCATGACATCATTCAGCGCCACCTCACCGCCAAGTCTCACGGACGGGTTAATAATGTCTTTGATCATTTTTCAGATTGTGATTTTTTGGCTGCCTTATATAATCCCTTTGGGAAATTTAAACCTCACCTACAGAAACTTTGCGATGGCATCAACAAAATGTTGGATGAAGAGAACATATGA
- the Tnfaip8 gene encoding tumor necrosis factor alpha-induced protein 8 isoform X3, with translation MLRLVATDVFNSKNLAVQAQKKILGKMVSKSIATTLIDDTSSEVLDELYRVTKEYTQNKKEAERVIKNLIKTVIKLAVLHRNNQFNQDELALMEKFKKKVHQLAMTVVSFHQVEYTFDRNVLSRLLNECRELLHDIIQRHLTAKSHGRVNNVFDHFSDCDFLAALYNPFGKFKPHLQKLCDGINKMLDEENI, from the coding sequence tggCCACAGATGTCTTTAATTCCAAAAACCTGGCCGTTCAGGCGCAAAAGAAGATCCTGGGTAAAATGGTATCCAAATCCATCGCCACCACCCTGATCGATGACACCAGCAGCGAGGTGCTGGATGAGCTCTACAGGGTGACCAAGGAGTACACCCAAAACAAGAAGGAGGCGGAGAGGGTCATCAAGAACCTCATCAAGACGGTCATCAAGCTGGCCGTTCTCCACAGGAACAATCAGTTCAATCAAGACGAGCTGGCACTGATGGAGAAGTTCAAGAAGAAGGTCCACCAGCTTGCCATGACGGTGGTCAGCTTCCACCAGGTGGAATACACCTTCGACCGCAACGTGCTGTCCAGGCTGCTGAATGAGTGCCGGGAGCTGTTGCATGACATCATTCAGCGCCACCTCACCGCCAAGTCTCACGGACGGGTTAATAATGTCTTTGATCATTTTTCAGATTGTGATTTTTTGGCTGCCTTATATAATCCCTTTGGGAAATTTAAACCTCACCTACAGAAACTTTGCGATGGCATCAACAAAATGTTGGATGAAGAGAACATATGA